From the Streptomyces sp. NBC_00390 genome, the window ACCGGGCCGAGAAGGCTTCCAAAGCGAAGCAGATCGACACCGGAACCGTCGTCGACGAGACCGGTGGCTCCATCGGCAACATGTTCTACGTCATCGACCACATCGAGAACATCGGCGAACCCCAAACCGTAAAGAAGACGGCCGGCTGCGACGGCTTGATCGACAAGCTCTTCTACCGGGGCGACTGCACGATGACCGTGAAGATCCGGTACAAGGCCTTCCTCGACCTGTACCTGTGCACCGCACAGGTCCTGGACCCGTCGAAGTCCACGTGTCCCTCCAGTGAGACGTTGTATCTGGGTCAGCACCCGACGGACGAGCTGTCCCAAGAGGTCACGCACACCATCACGATCGCCGAATACCAGGCGGGCGTCGATCCGGTGGACATCCTTTTCGGGAGCTGGATCAAGTGCGCCCAGAAACTCGCCCCGGGCGGTGAGAACGGAAGCTGGGGCGGATGTGCCTGGGCAGCCGTGGACGTCGCGGCACTGTTCGCAGGCAAGATCCTCAGGCCCATCGCCGACGCCGTCACGGCAATGGACGCCGCCGCGAGGACCGGCATCGGCTTCATCGACGCGTGGGCGGCCCTGCGCACCGTCCGGTTGTCCGAGGTCGCCGTCGCGGGCATCGCCAGCAAGATCATGCAGAAGGTGTTCGAGAAGTGCGAGGCAGCCGCGCCGAAGGCGCTGCCAGCCGCCGGCGCTCGGGCGTTCGCTGCTCAGGGCACGCCTGAGAAGTGCCTCGAGGAGATACAAAAGATCCTCAAGGGCCTGGTGAAGGACGGGGACCACGTCGTCCTCGGCATCAACCCCCGCGCGGACAAACTGGCGAAGGAGATCGGCGCCAAAACGTTCAACAACGGTGCCTACGGCACGAACCTGCCACGGGAGATGGGGATGGGCGAGCGTCCGATCTGGACGGTCGGAGTCGAAATGACGGTGTCCAACCCCAACGTGCGGCTGACGGTCTCACTGGACGGCGTCGCCGGCGCCGCCAACGCCGACGACGCGCTCAGGCTGCTCCTGGAGCGGGGTGAGACGATCAAGGGCAGCGACTGGGCGGTGATCACGAAAGACGGCTACGGCACCGCGTGGGAGATGATAAAACTGCGCACCGCGGTCAGGCTCGGCGACCGTAAGTGGACGTCGATCAAGTGGCAGATGGGCGGCAAGGAGGTCTTCCCCGAGCGCTTCAAGCTGCCCAACGGGGAGCCGGTGCCGTGATCAAGAAAGGGCTTCGGGCATGACCGATTTCATCCGTACCGGGAGGCTGTTCCGTGTGCACGGGTTCACCACGTCCCACCGGCAGCTCTTCCTGCAGAGCGAAGCGACGCTGATCGACGGGACCTCGACCCACATCGAGGTGCATGTCGGCCACGTGAGGCTGATGCTCCTGCAGCCCTACTACGACAACGGCCTGCACATCAGGCGCGCCAGCCCGGAGGAGTTCGCGGTGCTGGCGGAGCGGCACGGGCTGGAGCCCGACGAAGCGGCCTACACCTGGATGCTGGATCCTGACGGCGACAGCTTCGTGGTCGGTAGCCCCCCGGACTGGCGCGAGGCGGAGTACGCGCTGATGGGCGACCGGGAGTCGCTGTACGCCGGGCCCTGGCCGCCGGACTTCCCGGCGGATTCAGGGAACCTCTTCTGACGCCTCGGCGCTGAGGACACACAAAGTGAGGGCGGCACCCGTATCACGGGCGCCGCCCTCAGCTTGTCACTCATGGTCCAGCATCGAACGCGAGGGCAAGCGCGCTCTGTGACTGCCCTTCAGGTCGGATGCATGGTCCGCCGCATCCTGGCTCGTGAGTATTCCGTGCGGGGCCGCCCAGCGGCAGCAACGGCTGTGGGTCGCACCCCAACAAGGTGCGGTCCACAGCCTTTCTGCGGCCGGAAAGTCTGCAGCGTCGGCCAGGCCGTGTCTTGGAACTCCCGCCCGGGCGGACGGCGCTAGTTCTCAAGCACGACCTGGTGGACGGTGCGGAGGTACGTGGAGAGGGTGGCCACGCTCGGGTACTTCTCCGCCTCGCGGGACGGCGGGTCGTCGTCGCGGCCGTGGCCGATGACCGGGTTGACGACATGGCCGTCGCCCTGGATGTACAGGCCCTGGGAGCAGATCAGCCGGTAGTACGGCCGGTCCCCCTCCAGGACCCGCCTGTCCTCGGCGGTGACCGGCTCACCGGAGCGGATGCGCTCCTCGACGAAGCGTTCGCCCTCCTCCGCCTTGGAGCGCAGGAACCAGACCGAACGGCCCTTGGGCAGCTGGAGCTTCATCCCGTTGACGCCGTCGGCCATCTCGTGGGGCGACCCGGTGAACTCCACCGTGACCCGCTTCCGGAAGCCCTCCGGAAGCGTGCCCGCCACCACCTCCACGGGGCGGATCGTCACGCCGATCATCTGGACGCCGTACGCCCTACGGGTCGGCCGTACGCCGACGACCTCGCCGACCACGACGGCCGACGCGGCGCGGGCCGCCTGCCCGAGGGAGTCGTAGCGCTCGACCTCGTCCGCGAGGCCCGTCGAGCGGAGCCGCTCGAAGAAGGCGGCGTCGGACGGTGACGGGGCCTTCTTCGACGGGGGCCGGTCGCTCGCGACGGGGCGGCCGCCGCCGGAGGAGCCACGGCCGAGCAGCTGCGGACCGGCGACCAGCGCCGCCGTGACCGCGGCGGCCGTTGCGGCCGTTGCGGCGACCACGAGCGTCGTCCGCCGGTGCCGGGGCCGTGGCCGGGGTGCGCGCGGTGCGGCCAGCACGTCCGACAGGATCCGCCGGCCCTCGTCGGTGGCGTGCCAGTCCTCGTACACGGGCGGCCTGGCAGAGCGGATCGCCTCGGTGATGTCGTGGTCGTTCACGGTTGCGCCTCCTTGTGTGCGCTCTCCATCCGCCTGCGCAGTCGCCGGCGCGCCCGGTGCAGCCGGACGGCGTAGGTACCGGGCGAGCAGCCAAGGACCCTGGCAGCCTGGGGGCCGCTCAGGTCGTGCCACACCGCCAGGGTCAGCACCTCCTGGTCCGCGTCCGGCAACGTCCGCAGCGCGGTGATCACTTCCTGCTGCGCGAGCGCGGAGGGGTCGGTGCCGTACATGCCCGACGCCAGGGAGCCGAGCCGCTCGGTCAGCGCCGAGCGCCGGGCCTGCCCGCGCAGCTCGTTGGCGACAAGCTTGCGGGCGGTGGCCAGCAGCCACGGCAGCGCCGGGTCGCGGATCTCGTCGATGCGGCGCCACGCCACCAGAAAGGTCTCCGAGACCATGTCCGGTGCCGACGCCGGGCCCACGCGACGGGCGGCGAAGGCATGGACCTGACCGGCGTGCGCGGCGTACAGCTCCTCCAGCCGCCGCCGCGCGCCCTCATCGCTCCGGTACGTCCCCACCGGCCCCCCTCTCGTGCTCCCACCCCGTAGTTGTCCGGCACCCGGCCCGGTATTACAGGGGCTCCGGTGGACAGCCCATCCGGGCGGCGTGATGCTGGAGACGATGCGCACCGATGTGCACGCCCACCTGTGGAGCGAGGGCTATCTCCGTCTCCTGGAGTCCTACGGTCGCGAGGACACCGCGCCCCAGCGAGGACTCGGAGCCGGTGACAGCCCGGCGGAGCTCGACGCCCGGTTCGCGATGAACGACGCCGCGGGCATCGACCATCAGATCCTGTCCGTCTCCCCGCAGACCCCGTACTTCGCCGCCGAGGCCGAGGCGGTCAGGGCCGCGCGCCTCGCCAACGACCTCTACGCCGACGTCGTACGCGACCGGCCGCGGCGCTTCTCCGCGTTCGCCGCGCTGCCCCTGCCCCATCTGGACGCCTCGCTGGAGGAGTTGGCCCACGCGCTCGACGATCTCGGCATGGCAGGGGTTGGGCTGACCACGTCCGTACTGGGGCGCAGTCTCGGCGACCCCGTCTTCCGCCCGCTGTTCGAGGAGTTGGACCACCGGGGCTCGGTGCTGAGTCTTCATCCGGCGGGGCGCGACGCCGGGTCGCCGCTGATCGCCGAGAACCGCATGCGCTGGATGGTGGGCGCGCCGATGGAGGACACCATCTGCGCGATGCACCTCATGCTCGAGGGCATTCCGCGTCGTTTCCCGAGGCTGCGGATCGTGCATGCGCATCTCGGCGGCGCGCTCCCGATGCTGCTGCCGCGCGCCGACGAGCACATCCCGTGGGAGGCCCCGGACATCGTCGAGATGCCGACCGTCGCCGCCCGGCGCATGTACTACGACACGGTGGCCCACGGCCACGCTCCCGCCGTGCGCGCGGCGGCGGACTCGTACGGCGCCGACCGGCTGATGCTCGGCACCGACTTCCCGTACCAGACGGGGGACGGACTGCGCCGGGCCGTGGACTTCCTGCGTGAAGCGCTGACGCCGGAGGAGGCCGAGGCCGTGCTGAAGGCGGGCGCGGCGCTGCTGCCGGACTCCGGATGACCGTGGTGGATTCGGCAAGGCTTCGTCACCAAGCTGTGAAGGTCCTGCGGGATGCTGGAGTTCACCAGCGCACTCGCGCTGCTCACTCGGGGGAGACACCACATGAGCACCGTACGCAGAGCCGCCGTCGTCCTTGCCGCCGCGTCCGCACTGGCGCTGACCGCCTGTGGGCCCGACGAGCAGATCGCCGAGCCGGCCGGCACTCCGACGCCGGTCGCGAGCCCCTCGAAGTCCGCGACCCCCTCGAAGCCGGCGACGCCGTCCGGCTCCCCGAGCAAGGACTCGTCCGGCGGCGGTGACGGTTCGACGGCCGACCCCGACTACAACGTCTTCCCGTGCAGCACGTTCGACGTGAAGTTCACCGCGACCCGCGCGGAGGCCACCACCAGCAGCTACCTGCTCAAGATCACCAACAAGAGCGGTAAGCCGTGCGACGTGCTGGGCCACCCGATCGTGACCTTCGGCGACCTGGACGGCGCGGCGACCGAGCGGGGGGAGGCCCCCGGCATCGAGGACGAGATCAGGCTCGAGCCGGGCAAGACGGCGTACGCCGGGCTCATGGGCGGAGCGAACGACGGCAAGGGCAGGACCGTCAACTCCATCGCGATGACCATGAACACCGCGTCCGACCTGGAGCAGACGCCGCTCACGGCGTCGACCCCCGGCCTGTACGTCTCGCCCGACAAGAACTCCGTGACCGCCTGGATGGACAACGCGGAGGACGCGCTCAGCCTGTAGTCGGCGTCCCGTTCTTGAGGTCCGCGACGAAGGAGGACCAGGCGGCGGTCCGGAAGGTGAGCTTCGGGCCGTCGGGGTTCTTCGAGTCGCGGACGGGGACGATGTCGGGGTGACCGTCGGCGACTTCGAGGCAGTCGCTGCCGCTGGCTCCGCTGTAGGTCGACTTCCGCCAGGTCGCGACCTCCAGGCAGTCGCCGCCATCCCCGCCGCTGTAGCTGGACTTGTGCCAGATCGCCGTGCTCAGGTCGTACTCAGGGCTGTTGCTCTTCATGCGCGTAATCCTCCGCCGCCGACTCGATCAGGGCCAGAGATTCCTGTGGAGAGAGTGCGCTCGCCGCCAGCAGATCGTAGGTCAGTCCGTGCCGTGCGACAGTGGCCGGGTCGTCCAACAGGTGGCCTGTGCCGGGGCCATCGACATAGGCGAGTGGGGGAGCGTCCGGGAAGGACATCAGCTTGAGTGCGCCGTCCATTGCGGCGTGTGCGCCCACCTTGAAGGGGAGCACTTGCACGATGACCTGGTGAATTTTGACCAGTGCCGCGACGTGTCGTAGTGCCTCCGCCATTACCGCCGGTCCGCCAACGGGGCGACACAGAGCCGCTTCGTCCAGAACCGTCCAAAACAGAGGCGCTGTTGGACCGTTCAACAGCTGTCCGCGTTCAATTCGGGCGGCCACCAGCTCGTCGATGGACTCCTCCGCGGCCGTTGGCCGGTACGCGCGGAACACGGCCCGCGCGTATGTCTCAGCCTGGAGCAAGCCCGGGATCAGCAGGGGCACGTACTGCTTGATCTGCGTCGCAGCCGCTTCTGCTTCCACCGCCTCCGCGAAGTGGTTCGGGTACTTGGACCTGCTGGCGGCCGAACAGTTCCGCGCGAAGAAGCCGTTCGTCTCCAGGATCTCGTCCATCTGTCCCGCGTACTCCGGCTGCATCCGCCGCGTCCCGGCCTCCAACTGGCCGATGAACGAGCCGCTCACGAACAGCGGGCGGCCCAGTTCCTCCTGGGTCAGGCCCGCCTTCTCGCGGGCGTGGCGCAGTTCTGCGCCGAGCAGCGCACGGGGAGAAGTGGACGGATCGAGATCCTTGGGACCGGGCATTGTCAACTCCGGTTAGGACAGATGGGGTTGTTGGGCGTCCGCTACTGGTCAGGCTAGCCGTCCGTCGACCACGCTGTGTAGGGAAAGAGAACACTCAGCGTGGAGGTTCCAGATCATGGTCGTGCGACCGGCGGAGCGGCTGCGGGCCGCCGAGGAAGTGTTGGCCCAGCTCAGGGACGGTCTCGATGTGGTGGCCGTGACGCTGCCCTCGCTCCGGGTCGACCTCGTGTCGCTGGCGAGCGATACGCCCTATCCGCTGGTCGACCTGGGGCGCTGCAACCTGGACACGGCGCTTCGGCTGGCCGCCGTCCTCCAGGGGCTCAGGCCGTGACGGCCGAGGGGCCCAGGACGGGCTCGTACGCCGTGGACCGCCGCGACGGGCGTGTGGGGCAGGTGATGGGACACGTCGGGACGTACATCCAACTTCGGCCGCCCGGCGGAGGGCTGGAGTGGGACTGTCCCGTCGAGGCGCTCCGGCCGGCGGGGCCGGGCGAGGTGCTGCGGGCGCGCGTACGGGAGATCAACGCGGAGGGTCGTCTGCCGTGAGACGCCCTATCCGCGGGTGAAGGTGCCGAGGCCGTTCCGGTCGAGACTCTCCACGCGCACCCGTGTGGCCTTGCCGTCGAGGTCGCCGGAGAAGGTCACGCCGGAGAGTCCGACCGCGTTCTCGCCGACGGTCCGGAAGCTGAAGGTGTCGCCGTCGTAGTGGGTGAGGCGGAACCGCATCCTGTCGGGGCCGAGTTGCAGGGTCAGTGCGCCGCCGGCGGCGGTGACCCGGAGCGGGCCGTAGTAGTCGTTGCGGTAGGTGCCGAGGTAGGCGCCTTCGGGCCTGGCAGGAGCCGGATCGGGCGGCGGTTCGGCATAGTCCGTGGGGGACCTGAGCTCTGCCTCCTCCTGCTCGTAGACCTTTCCGATCAGGGAGAGCCAGTCGGCGGTGGGTTTGCCGTACTGGGCTGTGTCGAAGAAGTTGAACGCGATGGAGTCGGCGAGGCCGACCGGCATCCCGTTGGTGAGGACGACGATGCCCAGCTGCTCGCTCGGCAGCAGGGTGACATTGGTGTTGGCGCCGAGCGCGAACGCGCCGGAGTGGCTGAGGCGCAGCCTGCCCTGGTCGTCGTAGCTGACGTTCCAGCCCAGTCCGTAGAAGCCGGTCCGGCCGGTGGGGGTGGCCGGGGGCTGGGAGACGATCTCGGGCAGGTGGGTGCGTTCGAGGGGCGCGGCGGGGATGATCTGCTTGCCGTCGAGCTTGCCGTTCGCGAGCTGGAGACGTACCCAGCGGGCCATGTCCTCGGCGGTGGAGCTGACTCCGCCGGCGGGGGACTGGGCGTCGGCGTCCCGTACGTACTTCGCGGCCCAGGTGCCGTCGCCGGTCTCGACGTGAGTGACCGCCCTGTTGGCGGCCTTCTCGTAGTCGGCGAAGCGCGAACTGGTGGAGTTCATGCCGGCAGGGCCGTACAGGCTGTCCTCGGCGAGCTTCTCCCAGGTGGTGTCCTTGGCGTCGGCGACCGCCTCGGCTGCGGCGGTGACACCGTAGTTGGTGTACGCATAGCTCGCGCGGAACGGGGTCAGCGGTTCGAGGCGCAGGTGACCGAGGATGTAGTCCCGGTCGTAGCCGAGGTCTTCGAGCAGGTCGCCCGCGTGGTCGGGCAGACCGCTGCGGTGCGAGAAGAGGTCGGCGACGGTGACGTGTTCGGTGACCCAGCGGTCCTTCAGCGCGAAGCCGGGCAGATGCTCGGTGACCGGTTCGTCCCAGGTGACGGCCTTGTCGCCCACGGCGTCGGCGACGACGGTGGAGGCGAGGGGCTTGGAGAGGGACGCGAGCTGGAAGACGGTGTCCGGCTCGACGGCGCCGGGCTTGCCGACCTGGCGTTCGCCGAAGCCCTTGAGGTACACCACGCGGTCCTTGTGCACGACGGCCACGGCGACGCCCGGTACGCCGGTCTTGCGCATGCCGTCCCGGACGATGCCGTCGAGCTTGGCAACGGCGTTGTCGACCTGGGCCTCTTTGAGCTGGGGCGGGGGCTGCGGGGGCGGCTGCCGTGTGGCCGTCGGGGGCGCTTCGGCGGGTGCCGCGGCGGTGGCGGTCGTGGCACATGTGGCCGCGAGCAGGAAGGCCAGGCCCGCTGCGGACACGGCTCTGCTTCGGTGGCGTCCCGCGCGTCGCCGGAGACCCATGTCGTCCATTGAACCGCTGGGCCGGGTGTTTGTCGCACGGAGCGTGTCGCCGTTCTCATGCGGCTCTCATGGCAGGCTTAACTCCCCATCACCTCGCGTACCTACGTTCGCGCCATGTTCTTCACCTACCTCCGGCGCGAACTGCGCCGCCGCAGAAAGGCGGCGCTCGTCGTCGCCTCGGGGCTCGCCCTCGGGATCGCGCTGGTCATCGTGGTCAACTCGGTGTCGTCCGGGATGAACCGCGCTCAGGACAAGGTCCTGGAATCGCTGTACGGACTCGGCACGGACATGACCGTGACCAAGGCGGCGTCGCCGCCGGGCGAGGGGGAGACGGCGCGGCGCCCGCGGTTC encodes:
- a CDS encoding RNA polymerase sigma factor, which gives rise to MGTYRSDEGARRRLEELYAAHAGQVHAFAARRVGPASAPDMVSETFLVAWRRIDEIRDPALPWLLATARKLVANELRGQARRSALTERLGSLASGMYGTDPSALAQQEVITALRTLPDADQEVLTLAVWHDLSGPQAARVLGCSPGTYAVRLHRARRRLRRRMESAHKEAQP
- a CDS encoding amidohydrolase family protein, which gives rise to MRTDVHAHLWSEGYLRLLESYGREDTAPQRGLGAGDSPAELDARFAMNDAAGIDHQILSVSPQTPYFAAEAEAVRAARLANDLYADVVRDRPRRFSAFAALPLPHLDASLEELAHALDDLGMAGVGLTTSVLGRSLGDPVFRPLFEELDHRGSVLSLHPAGRDAGSPLIAENRMRWMVGAPMEDTICAMHLMLEGIPRRFPRLRIVHAHLGGALPMLLPRADEHIPWEAPDIVEMPTVAARRMYYDTVAHGHAPAVRAAADSYGADRLMLGTDFPYQTGDGLRRAVDFLREALTPEEAEAVLKAGAALLPDSG
- a CDS encoding DUF4232 domain-containing protein, coding for MSTVRRAAVVLAAASALALTACGPDEQIAEPAGTPTPVASPSKSATPSKPATPSGSPSKDSSGGGDGSTADPDYNVFPCSTFDVKFTATRAEATTSSYLLKITNKSGKPCDVLGHPIVTFGDLDGAATERGEAPGIEDEIRLEPGKTAYAGLMGGANDGKGRTVNSIAMTMNTASDLEQTPLTASTPGLYVSPDKNSVTAWMDNAEDALSL
- a CDS encoding DUF397 domain-containing protein, with product MKSNSPEYDLSTAIWHKSSYSGGDGGDCLEVATWRKSTYSGASGSDCLEVADGHPDIVPVRDSKNPDGPKLTFRTAAWSSFVADLKNGTPTTG
- a CDS encoding helix-turn-helix domain-containing protein; amino-acid sequence: MPGPKDLDPSTSPRALLGAELRHAREKAGLTQEELGRPLFVSGSFIGQLEAGTRRMQPEYAGQMDEILETNGFFARNCSAASRSKYPNHFAEAVEAEAAATQIKQYVPLLIPGLLQAETYARAVFRAYRPTAAEESIDELVAARIERGQLLNGPTAPLFWTVLDEAALCRPVGGPAVMAEALRHVAALVKIHQVIVQVLPFKVGAHAAMDGALKLMSFPDAPPLAYVDGPGTGHLLDDPATVARHGLTYDLLAASALSPQESLALIESAAEDYAHEEQQP
- a CDS encoding serine hydrolase, which gives rise to MGLRRRAGRHRSRAVSAAGLAFLLAATCATTATAAAPAEAPPTATRQPPPQPPPQLKEAQVDNAVAKLDGIVRDGMRKTGVPGVAVAVVHKDRVVYLKGFGERQVGKPGAVEPDTVFQLASLSKPLASTVVADAVGDKAVTWDEPVTEHLPGFALKDRWVTEHVTVADLFSHRSGLPDHAGDLLEDLGYDRDYILGHLRLEPLTPFRASYAYTNYGVTAAAEAVADAKDTTWEKLAEDSLYGPAGMNSTSSRFADYEKAANRAVTHVETGDGTWAAKYVRDADAQSPAGGVSSTAEDMARWVRLQLANGKLDGKQIIPAAPLERTHLPEIVSQPPATPTGRTGFYGLGWNVSYDDQGRLRLSHSGAFALGANTNVTLLPSEQLGIVVLTNGMPVGLADSIAFNFFDTAQYGKPTADWLSLIGKVYEQEEAELRSPTDYAEPPPDPAPARPEGAYLGTYRNDYYGPLRVTAAGGALTLQLGPDRMRFRLTHYDGDTFSFRTVGENAVGLSGVTFSGDLDGKATRVRVESLDRNGLGTFTRG